A stretch of the Nakaseomyces glabratus chromosome L, complete sequence genome encodes the following:
- a CDS encoding uncharacterized protein (CAGL0L00205g~Protein of unknown function), protein MMSFAENGPGVYTSFGPTPPLKTNTFDLRNNMINYEFVSYRQTTYEFCELITTCSTSMYNGTISLCSWLLHLTTLRLTGSQSTSLRMIRETLARKAVCSTLCVSRTCMKPHTFICKVLKNYPLKNRITSPQSIMAAVTLRQT, encoded by the coding sequence ATGATGTCCTTCGCGGAAAATGGTCCAGGAGTATATACGTCGTTTGGCCCTACACCTCCATTGAAGACAAACACATTTGATCTTAGGAATAACATGATAAACTACGAGTTTGTATCTTACCGGCAAACCACCTACGAATTCTGTGAATTGATCACCACATGCAGCACCAGTATGTACAACGGTACAATTTCACTGTGTTCGTGGCTACTGCATCTGACAACGTTGAGACTGACTGGATCTCAGTCTACATCACTACGGATGATAAGGGAGACATTAGCACGGAAAGCAGTCTGTTCAACGCTATGCGTGAGTAGAACTTGCATGAAGCCCCATACATTCATCTGCAAAGTTCTTAAAAATTACCCGTTGAAGAATCGGATTACATCACCACAATCGATAATGGCAGCGGTGACTTTAAGACAGACTTGA
- a CDS encoding uncharacterized protein (CAGL0L00227g~Putative adhesin-like cell wall protein (adhesin cluster V); predicted GPI-anchor), whose amino-acid sequence MKTRSPLPPWITWLTGFFFLVTHAVSQAVVQRNTITTGNNPVGYDKGYIVLDGAYLAFQDMNTVPLYQNIRVNKGGALYYINNNLEGFNINSAHAFFVDFVFQNDGTVVVDDRKSASAGHFKIYDGSFTNTGSIMFASSQGDTFDISGTSVTNTGLIYSLGTDSLKPQQLKIGNNVKTWYNTGTICLTNTSFDLVNPIQGVGCVSIGAHSLFNIHDINVQQQTVYLTERSSVLAVSNGQNMPIAGLGNGNGLLYPDYPIQSFSYNSITGILTFTIGYVGLQSFTVVVGTGYNETLFEKVGETYIQGKRYRNNFIRYNGAPPQGPPSICQPCVEIPLYTFKVPDAYETTNEYGFTQTISFYSTYDKSKVPIIGTTTIYTPPPLYTITRKDDTTTETDIISRVVAVDVNGNPITYYSTIKYVAPEQPGEGGSGSGSEGGSGSNPGGSGSGGSGSEGGSGSNPGGSGSGSEGGSGSNPGGSGSGSEGGSGSNPGGSGSGSEGGSGSNPGGSGSGGSGSGGSGSGSEGGSGSNPGGSGSGGSGSGGSGSGSEGGSGSNPGGSGEGGSGGSNPVDDGKDKTTVVTDKDGHVHTDIISHITTTDKDGKPTVILTQYQSPTPSPGGSGSGSEGGSGSNPGGSGSEGGSGSNPGGSGSGGSGSGSEGGSGSNPGGSGSGSEGGSGSNPGGSGSGSEGGSGSNPGGSGSGSEGGSGSNPGGSGSGSEGGSGSNPGGSGSGSEGGSGSNPGGSGSGGSGSGSEGGSGSNPGGSGSGSEGGSGSNPGGSGSGSEGGSGSNPGGSGSGSEGGSGSNPGGSGSGGSGSGGSGSGSEGGSGSNPGGSGEGGSGGSNPVDDGKDKTTVVTDKDGHVHTDIISHITTTDKDGKPTVILTQYQSPTPSPGGSGSGSEGGSGSNPGGSGSEGGSGSNPGGSGSGGSGSGSEGGSGSNPGGSGSGSEGGSGSNPGGSGSGGSGSEGGSGSNPGGSGSGSEGGSGSNPGGSGSGSEGGSGSNPGGSGSGGSGSEGGSGSNPGGSGSGGSGSEGGSGSNPGGSGSGSEGGSGSNPGGSGSGGSGSGGSGSGSEGGSGSNPGGSGSGGSGSGSEGGSGSNPGGSGSGSEGGSGSNPGGSGSGGSGSEGGSGSNPGGSGSGGSGSEGGSGSNPGGSGSGSEGGSGSNPGGSGSGGSGSGSEGGSGSNPGGSGSGGSGSGGSGSGSEGGSGSNPGGSGEGGSGGSNPVDDGKDKTTVVTDKDGHVHTDIISHITTTDKDGKPTVILTQYQSPTPSPGGSGSGSEGGSGSNPGGSGSEGGSGSNPGGSGSGGSGSGSEGGSGSNPGGSGSGSEGGSGSNPGGSGSGGSGSEGGSGSNPGGSGSGSEGGSGSNPGGSGSEGGSGSNPGGSGSGSEGGSGSNPGGSGSGGSGSGSEGGSGSNPGGSGEGGSGGSNPVDDGKDKTTVVTDKDGHVHTDIISHITTTDKDGKPTVILTQYQSPTPSPGGSGSGSEGGSGSNPGGSGSGGSGSGGSGSGSEGGSGSNPGGSGSGGSGSGSEGGSGSNPGGSGSGGSGSGSEGGSGSNPGGSGSGSEGGSGSNPGGSGSGGSGSEGGSGSNPGGSGSGGSGSGGSGSGSEGGSGSNPGGSGSGSGGSGSGGSGSGSEGGSGSNPGGSGSGGSGSGSEGGSGSNPGGSGSGGSGSGSEGGSGSNPGGSGSGSEGGSGSNPGGSGSGGSGSEGGSGSNPGGSGSGGSGSEGGSGSNPGGSGSNPGGSGSGGSGSGGSGSGSEGGSGSNPGGSGSGGSGSGGSGSGSEGGSGSNPGGSGSGGSGSGSEGGSGSNPGGSGSGGSGSGGSGSGSEGGSGSNPGGSGSGGSGSGGSGSGSEGGSGSNPGGSGSGGSGSGGSGSGSEGGSGSNPGGSGSGGSGSGSEGGSGSNPGGSGSGGSGSGGSGSGSEGGSGSNPGGSGSGGSGSGGSGSGSEGGSGSNPGGSGSGGSGSGGSGSGSEGGSGSNPGGSGSGGSGSGGSGSGSEGGSGSNPGGSGSGSGGSGSGGSGSGSEGGSGSNPGGSGSGGSGSGGSGSGSEGGSGSNPGGSGSGGSGSGGSGSGSEGGSGSNPGGSGSGGSGSGGSGSGSEGGSGSNPGGSGSGGSGSGGSGSGSEGGSGSNPGGSGSGSGGSGSGGSGSGSEGGSGSNPGGSGSGSGGSGSGGSGSGSEGGSGSNPGGSGSGGSGSGGSGSGSEGGSGSNPGGSGSGGSGSGGSGGSGSGSGSNPGSGSGSGSGSGSGSGSNPGSGSGSGSGSGSGSNPGSGSGSGSGSGSGSNPGSGSGSGSGSGSGSNPGSGSGSGSGSGSGSNPGSGSGSGSGSGSGSNPGSGSGSGSGSGSGSNPGSGSGSGSGSGSGSNPGSGSGSGSGSGSGSNPGSGSGSGSGSGSGSNPGSGSGSGSGSGSGFNPGSGSGSGSGSGSGSNPGSGSGSGSGSGSGSNPGSGSGSGSGSGSGSNPGSGSGSGSGSGSGSNPGSGSGSGSGSGSGSNPGSGSGSGSGSGSGSNPGSGSGSGSGSGSGSNPGSGSGSGSGSGSGSNPGSGSGSGSGSGSGSGSGSGSNPGSGSGSGSGPGSGSNPGSGSGSGSGSGSGSNPGSGSGSGSGSGSGSGSGSGSKPGSGSGSGSGSGSGSNPGSSSGSISGSSSNPGTGSNVGGSNSAGSSGSSNSGAGSANNAQGAAGAAGSANNAQGAAGAAGSANNAQGAAGAAGSANNAQGAAGAAGSANNAQGAAGAAGSANNAQGAAGAAGSANNAQGAAGAAGSANNAQGAAGAVGSANNAQGAAGAAGSANNAQGAAGAVGSANNAQGAAGAVGSANNAQGAAGAAGSANNAQGAAGAAGSANNAQGAAGAAGSANNAQGAAGAVGSANNAQGAAGAAGSANNAQGAAGAAGSANNAQGAAGAAGSANNAQGAAGAAGSANNAQGAAGAAGSANNAQGAAGAAGSANNAQGAAGTAGSANNAQGAAGAAGSANNAQGAAGAAGSANNAVGSANNAQGAAGAAGSANNAQGAAGAVGSANNAQGAAGAVGSANNAQGAAGAAGSANNAQGAAGAAGSANNAQGAAGAAGSANNAQGAAGAAGSANNAQGAAGAAGSANNAQGAAGAVGSANNAQGAAGAAGSANNAQGAAGAAGSANNAQGAAGAAGSANNAQGAAGAAGSANNAQGAAGAAGSANNAQGAAGAAENGSGSSIYPSTASNGNSRGPTTIITPTASASQYHGAAAAIELNNWYYALPALLFLL is encoded by the coding sequence ATGAAGACGAGATCACCATTGCCCCCATGGATTACATGGTTAACAggatttttcttccttgtTACTCATGCTGTTTCACAAGCTGTTGTGCAAAGGAACACTATTACTACAGGAAATAACCCTGTTGGATATGACAAAGGTTATATTGTTTTAGATGGAGCATATCTTGCTTTTCAAGATATGAATACTGTGCCACTGTATCAAAACATTAGAGTCAATAAAGGTGGTGCTCTTTActatatcaataataaCTTGGAAGGTTTCAATATTAACTCTGCTCATGCTTTTTTTGTCGACTTTGTTTTCCAAAATGATGGTACAGTTGTCGTTGATGACAGAAAGAGTGCATCTGCTGGTCATTTCAAGATTTATGATGGTAGTTTTACTAATACAGGTAGCATAATGTTTGCATCTAGCCAAGGTGACACCTTTGATATATCTGGTACATCGGTTACAAATACCGGTCTTATCTATTCTTTGGGTACCGATTCTCTAAAACCTCAACAGTTAAAAATCGGTAACAATGTCAAGACCTGGTACAATACCGGTACCATTTGTTTGACGAACACTAGCTTCGACTTGGTCAACCCAATTCAAGGTGTTGGCTGTGTTTCTATTGGTGCTCATTCCTTATTCAACATTCACGACATAAACGTTCAACAACAAACTGTTTATCTTACCGAAAGATCTTCCGTTTTGGCTGTCAGCAACGGTCAAAACATGCCAATCGCTGGTCTTGGTAATGGTAATGGTTTACTATATCCTGATTACCCAATTCAGTCATTCTCATACAATAGTATTACCGGTATTTTAACATTCACAATTGGTTATGTTGGTTTACAAAGTTTTACTGTTGTTGTGGGTACAGGTTACAACGAAACATTATTTGAGAAAGTAGGTGAGACTTATATTCAGGGTAAGCGTTACAGAAACAACTTTATTAGATACAATGGTGCCCCACCACAGGGCCCTCCATCCATTTGTCAACCTTGTGTCGAGATCCCACTATACACATTCAAAGTTCCTGATGCATACGAGACAACCAACGAATACGGTTTCACTCAAACAATCTCCTTCTACTCTACATACGATAAGAGCAAAGTGCCCATTATTGGTACAACTACAATCTACACTCCACCACCTCTCTACACAATTACGAGAAAGGACGATACAACAACAGAAACTGATATCATTAGCAGggttgttgctgttgatGTTAATGGTAATCCAATCACATACTACTCAACAATCAAATACGTTGCACCAGAACAACctggtgaaggtggatctggaTCTGGatctgaaggtggatctggttccaacccaggtggctctggctctggtggttccggttctgaaggtggctctggttccaacccaggtggctctggttccggttctgaaggtggatctggttccaacccaggtggctctggttccggttctgaaggtggatctggttccaacccaggtggctctggttccggctctgaaggtggatctggttccaacccaggtggctctggctctggtggttccggttctggtggatctggctctggttctgaaggtggatctggttccaacccaggtggctctggttccggtggttccggttctggtggatctggttccggttctgaaggtggatctggttccaacccaggtggctctggtgaaggtggctctggtggcTCTAACCCAGTCGATGATGGTAAGGATAAGACTACTGTTgtcactgacaaggatggccatgtgcacaccgacatcatTTCCCACATCACTACTACCGACAAAGATGGTAAGCCAACTGTCATTTTGACCCAATACCAGTCACCAACCCCATCTcctggtggatctggttccggatctgaaggtggatctggttccaacccaggtggctctggctctgaaggtggatctggttccaacccaggtggctctggctctggtggatctggttctggttctgaaggtggatctggttccaacccaggtggctctggttccggttctgaaggtggatctggttccaacccaggtggctctggttccggttctgaaggtggatctggttccaacccaggtggctctggttccggttctgaaggtggatctggttccaacccaggtggctctggttccggttctgaaggtggatctggttccaacccaggtggctctggttccggctctgaaggtggatctggttccaacccaggtggctctggctctggtggatctggttctggttctgaaggtggctctggttccaacccaggtggctctggttccggttctgaaggtggctctggttccaacccaggtggctctggttccggttctgaaggtggatctggttccaacccaggtggctctggttccggttctgaaggtggatctggttccaacccaggtggctctggttccggtggttccggttctggtggatctggttccggttctgaaggtggatctggttccaacccaggtggctctggtgaaggtggctctggtggcTCTAACCCAGTCGATGATGGTAAGGATAAGACTACTGTTgtcactgacaaggatggccatgtgcacaccgacatcatTTCCCACATCACTACTACCGACAAAGATGGTAAGCCAACTGTCATTTTGACCCAATACCAGTCACCAACCCCATCTcctggtggatctggttccggatctgaaggtggatctggttccaacccaggtggctctggctctgaaggtggatccggttccaacccaggtggctctggctctggtggatctggttctggttctgaaggtggatctggttccaacccaggtggctctggttccggttctgaaggtggctctggttccaacccaggtggctctggctctggtggttccggttctgaaggtggatctggttccaacccaggtggctctggttccggctctgaaggtggatctggttccaacccaggtggctctggttccggttctgaaggtggctctggttccaacccaggtggctctggctctggtggttccggttctgaaggtggctctggttccaacccaggtggctctggctctggtggttccggttctgaaggtggatctggttccaacccaggtggctctggttccggctctgaaggtggatctggttccaacccaggtggctctggctctggtggctctggctctggtggatctggttccggttctgaaggtggatctggttccaacccaggtggttccggttctggtggatctggctctggttctgaaggtggatctggttccaacccaggtggctctggttccggttctgaaggtggatctggttccaacccaggtggctctggctctggtggttccggttctgaaggtggatctggttccaacccaggtggctctggctctggtggttccggttctgaaggtggatctggttccaacccaggtggatctggttctggttctgaaggtggctctggttccaacccaggtggctctggctctggtggatctggttctggttctgaaggtggatctggttccaacccaggtggctctggctctggtggatctggttctggtggatctggctctggttctgaaggtggatctggttccaacccaggtggctctggtgaaggtggctctggtggcTCTAACCCAGTCGATGATGGTAAGGATAAGACTACTGTTgtcactgacaaggatggccatgtgcacaccgacatcatTTCCCACATCACTACTACCGACAAAGATGGTAAGCCAACTGTCATTTTGACCCAATACCAGTCACCAACCCCATCTcctggtggatctggttccggatctgaaggtggatctggttccaacccaggtggctctggctctgaaggtggatccggttccaacccaggtggctctggctctggtggatctggttctggttctgaaggtggatctggttccaacccaggtggctctggttccggttctgaaggtggctctggttccaacccaggtggctctggctctggtggttccggttctgaaggtggatctggttccaacccaggtggctctggttccggctctgaaggtggatctggttccaacccaggtggctctggttctgaaggtggatctggttccaacccaggtggctctggttccggctctgaaggtggctctggttccaacccaggtggctctggctctggtggatctggttccggttctgaaggtggctctggttccaacccaggtggctctggtgaaggtggctctggtggcTCTAACCCAGTCGATGATGGTAAGGATAAGACTACTGTTgtcactgacaaggatggccatgtgcacaccgacatcatTTCCCACATCACTACTACCGACAAAGATGGTAAGCCAACTGTCATTTTGACCCAATACCAGTCACCAACCCCATCTcctggtggatctggttccggatctgaaggtggatctggttccaacccaggtggctctggctctggtggttccggttccggtggatctggctctggttctgaaggtggatctggttccaacccaggtggctctggctctggtggatctggttctggttctgaaggtggctctggttccaacccaggtggctctggctctggtggatctggttccggctctgaaggtggatctggttccaacccaggtggctctggttccggttctgaaggtggctctggttccaacccaggtggctctggctctggtggttccggttctgaaggtggctctggttccaacccaggtggctctggctctggtggttccggttctggtggatctggctctggttctgaaggtggctctggttccaacccaggtggctctggctctggctctggtggttccggttctggtggatctggctctggttctgaaggtggatctggttccaacccaggtggctctggctctggtggatctggttctggttctgaaggtggctctggttccaacccaggtggctctggctctggtggatctggttccggctctgaaggtggatctggttccaacccaggtggctctggttccggttctgaaggtggctctggttccaacccaggtggctctggctctggtggttccggttctgaaggtggctctggttccaacccaggtggctctggctctggtggttccggttctgaaggtggctctggttccaacccaggtggatctggttccaacccaggtggctctggctctggtggttccggttctggtggatctggctctggttctgaaggtggatctggttccaacccaggtggctctggctctggtggttccggttctggtggatctggctctggttctgaaggtggatctggttccaacccaggtggctctggctctggtggatctggttctggttctgaaggtggctctggttccaacccaggtggctctggctctggtggttccggttctggtggatctggctctggttctgaaggtggctctggttccaacccaggtggctctggctctggtggttccggttctggtggatctggctctggttctgaaggtggatctggttccaacccaggtggctctggctctggtggttccggttctggtggatctggctctggttctgaaggtggatctggttccaacccaggtggctctggctctggtggatctggttctggttctgaaggtggctctggttccaacccaggtggctctggctctggtggttccggttctggtggatctggctctggttctgaaggtggatctggttccaacccaggtggctctggctctggtggttccggttctggtggatctggctctggttctgaaggtggctctggttccaacccaggtggctctggctctggtggttccggttctggtggatctggctctggttctgaaggtggatctggttccaacccaggtggctctggctctggtggttccggttctggtggatctggctctggttctgaaggtggctctggttccaacccaggtggctctggctctggctctggtggttccggttctggtggatctggttccggttctgaaggtggctctggttccaacccaggtggctctggctctggtggttccggttctggtggatctggctctggttctgaaggtggctctggttccaacccaggtggctctggctctggtggatctggttctggtggatctggctctggttctgaaggtggatctggttccaacccaggtggctctggctctggtggttccggttctggtggatctggctctggttctgaaggtggctctggttccaacccaggtggctctggctctggtggttccggttctggtggatctggctctggttctgaaggtggctctggttccaacccaggtggctctggctctggctctggtggttccggttctggtggatctggctctggttctgaaggtggctctggttccaacccaggtggctctggctctggctctggtggttccggttctggtggatctggttccggttctgaaggtggctctggttccaacccaggtggctctggctctggtggttccggttctggtggatctggctctggttctgaaggtggatctggttccaacccaggtggctctggctctggtggttccggCTCtggtggctctggtggctctggttccggctctggttccaacccaggtagtggctctggctctggctctggttctggctctggctctggttccaacccaggtagtggctctggctctggttcaggctctggctctggttccaacccaggtagtggctctggctctggttcaggctctggctctggttccaacccaggtagtggctctggctctggttcaggctctggctctggttccaacccaggtagtggctctggctctggttcaggctctggctctggttccaacccaggtagtggttctggctctggttcaggttctggttctggttccaacccaggtagtggctctggctctggttcaggctctggctctggttccaacccaggtagtggctctggctctggttcaggctctggctctggttccaacccaggtagtggctctggctctggttcaggctctggctctggttccaacccaggtagtggctctggctctggttcaggctctggctctggttccaacccaggtagtggctctggctctggttcaggctctggctctggtttCAACCCAGgtagtggctctggctctggttcaggctctggctctggttccaacccaggtagtggctctggctctggttcaggctctggctctggttccaacccaggtagtggctctggctctggttcaggctctggctctggttccaacccaggtagtggctctggctctggttcaggctctggctctggttccaacccaggtagtggctctggctctggttcaggctctggctctggttccaacccaggtagtggctctggctctggttcaggctctggctctggttccaacccaggtagtggctctggctctggttcaggctctggctctggttccaacccaggtagtggctctggctctggttcaggctctggctctggttccaacccaggtagtggctctggctctggttcaggctctggctctggttcaggctctggctctggttccaacccaggtagtggttctggctctggttcaggccctggctctggttccaacccaggtagtggttctggctctggttcaggttctggttctggttccaacccaggtagtggctctggctctgggtcaggctctggctctggttcaggctctggctctggttcgaAACCAGgtagtggctctggctctggctctggttcaggctcTGGCTCCAACCCAGGTAGCTCCTCTGGTTCAATTTCTGGATCAAGCTCTAACCCAGGCACTGGTTCTAACGTAGGTGGCTCAAATTCAGCTGGATCTTCTGGTTCATCCAACAGTGGAGCAGGCTCTGCCAACAATgctcaaggtgctgccggtgctgcaggctctgccaacaatgctcaaggtgctgccggtgctgcaggctctgccaacaacgctcaaggtgctgccggtgctgcaggctctgccaacaatgctcaaggtgctgccggtgctgcaggctctgccaacaacgctcaaggtgctgccggtgctgcaGGCTCTGCTAACAAcgctcaaggtgctgccggtgctgcaggctctgccaacaatgctcaaggtgctgccggtgctgcaggctctgccaacaacgctcaaggtgctgccgGTGCCGTTGGCTCTGCCAACAAcgctcaaggtgctgccggtgctgcaggctctgccaacaacgctcaaggtgctgccgGTGCCGTTGGCTCTGCTAACAAcgctcaaggtgctgccgGTGCCGTTGGCTCTGCTAACAAcgctcaaggtgctgccggtgctgcaggctctgccaacaatgctcaaggtgctgccggtgctgcaggctctgccaacaatgctcaaggtgctgccggtgctgcaggctctgccaacaacgctcaaggtgctgccgGTGCCGTTGGCTCTGCCAACAAcgctcaaggtgctgccggtgctgcaggctctgccaacaacgctcaaggtgctgccggtgctgcaggctctgccaacaacgctcaaggtgctgccggtgctgcaGGCTCTGCTAACAAcgctcaaggtgctgccggtgctgcaggctctgccaacaacgctcaaggtgctgccggtgctgcaggctctgccaacaacgctcaaggtgctgccggtgctgcaggctctgccaacaatgctcaaggtgctgccgGTACTGCAGGCTCTGCCAACAAcgctcaaggtgctgccggtgctgcaggctctgccaacaacgctcaaggtgctgccggtgctgcaGGCTCTGCCAACAATGCCGTTGGCTCTGCCAACAAcgctcaaggtgctgccggtgctgcaggctctgccaacaacgctcaaggtgctgccgGTGCCGTTGGCTCTGCTAACAAcgctcaaggtgctgccgGTGCCGTTGGCTCTGCTAACAAcgctcaaggtgctgccggtgctgcaggctctgccaacaacgctcaaggtgctgccggtgctgcaggctctgccaacaatgctcaaggtgctgccggtgctgcaggctctgccaacaatgctcaaggtgctgccggtgctgcaggctctgccaacaacgctcaaggtgctgccggtgctgcaggctctgccaacaacgctcaaggtgctgccgGTGCCGTTGGCTCTGCTAACAAcgctcaaggtgctgccggtgctgcaggctctgccaacaacgctcaaggtgctgccggtgctgcaggctctgccaacaacgctcaaggtgctgccggtgctgcaggctctgccaacaacgctcaaggtgctgccggtgctgcaggctctgccaacaacgctcaaggtgctgccggtgctgcaggctctgccaacaacgctcaaggtgctgccggtgctgcTGAAAATGGCTCAGGCTCCTCTATTTACCCATCTACTGCATCCAATGGAAATTCACGCGGTCCTACAACAATCATCACGCCAACAGCTAGCGCAAGCCAATACCATGGTGCAGCTGCTGCTATCGAATTGAACAACTGGTACTACGCTCTACCAGCTCTATTGTTCCTTCTATAA